ttttgttttgtcttggttGACCGATACGATTTTAAAATCCCTTTGCATCCTGTTAGTGATTCTAAGGGAAGAGCAAGCCTTGTATTTAAtcagcacctgggaagacagttagTACACAGGAGCTTGGAGACTGATGATTAAAGCTCCTAGGGCCTTACTAGGAGTAAAACAAAATTGTATGAGGCCTAAAATATCACAATCTCTTTAGTAAAATTCTAATTTATTTAACCCAGTGAGCACTTTTAATGAGAATTTAGTCTCTGAACATAATCTGAATCTGGTTCAAACCTTGCCCCTGGCTTCCTCAATCTGATTAAAGAGAAAACAGTAGAAACTAACTCCTTTCCTACTGTTACTGTAGTATGGTTGTCTGTCAATCACAACGCACTATGTGTCCATGCCTTCTCTCATCTTACCCCTACCAGGCATCCCTGTCTCACACAGAagaaacctgaagccaggagggatTCACTGATTGTCATAAAAGCAAACATCAATCAACGTAGCAAGTTTTACACATGGTATCCATGAATCTGAAATTACTTTCAACAGCATTGCCCTATACTGTGTTGGACAACACAGTGTGCTGTCACATTTTCTAAAATAGGATATACTCAAGGCTCTTTCTATTGAAGTGACAGGAATCAAAGTCAAAACAGTTCAGATAAAACAGCCATCAGCACAAAGACACATGTGTCAAAACAGTTCAGGTAAAACAGCCATCATCACAGACACATGTGTCTTGTAAGTCCATGCTATAAAAGCCTTTCTGCATGCTGGACAGGGTCAAAATGTACAATAAGGTGTGTCTCGTTTCCCAGGTTTTCTGCTGCTTGGTTCTATTGAgattctttttaggatttatttatttttattacaaagtcagatatacagagaggaagatcttccacccaatggttcactccccaagcaacaaccagaactgcgtcgatccaaagccaagagccaggagcttcttcccggtcccctacgcaagtacagggtcccaaagctttgggccttcctcaatcCCAGAGTCCATATGCAAtctctaggctaccgcacagggcccTATTCTATTGAGTTTTAATATCACATGGGCTTTCATATGTGatggaaaaaaagaattaccAGAATTCCTAGAGTGAAATATAACtccagggagaaaaagaaaggtcttttaaaactaattttgtaAGATAATACTACAATGAAATACTACAAATTTTTAATAAAGCTGTAGCATCAGGATGTGGCTTGTGTTTATTAGAAAGAATTATATAATGTGACATGGGAAAGACATTTCATAAAAACTATACCAAGTAAGGttcctggggctggtgctataactcagcaggctaatcctccatcttgcagtgccagcatcctatcagttcatgttctggctgccctgtttccaatccagctcccttcataTGGCCTGGTAAATCTGTGGAGGTTGGCCtaatgccttgggcccctgcacctgcagggaatATCCAGAAAAGCTTCTGTTTCCCAGCTTCgacttggctcagttccagtcatcgtggctatttggagagtgttGAATTAATGGAAGGAAGatgttctttgtctctccttctctgtaaatctggcttttaaataacaaaaagaaaactttttaaaaaatgtgattccTGCAGGCCAGCAAACTTAGCACTACATATTTCCTACAAGAGAATTAATGTAGAGTTCATTATACAGATATtgtaagagagaaagagcaatAAGCTGCCATTGATGAAATACAAACACTGAGAAACTACAGGAAATAGCATTCCTGAATTGGTGAAAAAATAGAAAGAGGACGTGTAACCAAGTACTAGAAAGGAAGTTCTACAGGATCAGGGTTTGGGTTATCGATAGTTTGAAAGTCGCACACAGCTCTTGCTTGTGCTACTGCAGTAAAGACTGCAGCCAAGGTTGCTCGGACCAAAAACGAGCGAGAGCAACAAAGCTGCAtgacaagtacttgagccacccaCAAGGCAAAATCTGGACAACGAGTGAGGAAGAATAGTGCGGCCACTACAGGCAGGCTCTCCTGCCACTGACTAATCACCTAGGGACACGCAGCAACGTAGCACAATTCCAGGTGCCTATTAGTCAGGTCTCTGCCTCTTTTAGGGTTGtccatttatttaatttgtcCATCTGTTCAACTGGACAGATTTTTTACAAGCGACCTGAAATCAATCCAGGGAGAAATGACAGTCCCTTTAACAAGTGGTGCTGGAAAATTTGGATATACTCATGCAGAAATACAGAATAACAACTCCACcttacaccttatacaaaaatcaactcaaaatggatcaggGATCTAAGTCTATGCACcgataccatcaaattactaagGAAAACGACAGGAAAAAAGGCAAGACATTAGcacaggcaaagacttcctagaaaggACTTTAGAACACAagacaaaaacagacaaataGGATTACATAAGCTGAGAAGCttttgcactgcaaaggaaacactgAACAATTGACAGAACAGGAGAACATACTTGTAATCTATGTAATTTGATAATGGGTTAATGTCCAGGATCtgtaaagagctcaagaaaatcAACAAGAGTATAATAAGCAATCCAGTTGAGAAAAGGCCAAGGCATTATTCAAAGGATGAGATGCAAATGGCAATAGACACATGACATCAGGATCACTATCTGTaagggaaaagcaaacaaaaaccacagtgtGAGCTTTACCTCACCCCACTTAGAATGGCTAGCATGCAAGAAACAAAgagcaatcaaaaaaaaaaaaacactggtgaTGATGTGAGAAAAATCATCAAACACATCATTAAATGAAAGAGTTACTTGTTCCACAATGTTTAttgtagctcaattcacaatacctAAGATGTATAATCAATGCAACTGTTGATTggctaaagaaaatgtggtatacataCACCCAGGATGACATTAATGCTGCAGAAAGTctgctttataaaaaaataaaatagtgagattctgtttttttttaacaaaatggaCACAATTGGAAActatcatgcttagtgaaatgagctagtctcaaaaagacaaatactatgtTTTCCTGATATGTGACAGTTAATATAATAGACTATAAAAAATGTGTAGGAGTGCAATAGACATTCTGACATATGATCGTCATTTTTAGCCCTTGCTTTTGCTCCTGTGACCTTCTTATTTTGAAGAATATTATGTTTATTGGCTAATGAATCCTGTGCATACAGAGTGGACTGAAGCTATATCTTTGCAAATACTGATGAAGTGAGGTGAAGTAGAGGGGAAGGGGCTTGGGGGGAGCAGGAAACTGAGGGAAGTGGGATTGTCCTCTTAAAGCTATACCtatggatccatgagccccagaggTGTGGTCCTGGAGAGGCCTGGGTCTCCGAGTCCAGGCCTGCTTGGTAGGGGCCGAGTCAGTGAGCCTGCCTGCGTGGTAGGGACTGGGtctatgagcaccaaggatggaAGGTCCAGCAGGTCCCACGTatcatggccttgggcccgctTGCGTGGTGGGTACTGAACCCATAAGCCTCAGGGGTGCGGTGGTTCTGGCTTGtctctgggtctcctggtccagaTCCTAAGGCCCACCTAAGTAGTAGGTATCAGATCCATGAGCCCCTGGGGGTAGGAGATCCAGCGGGACCTGGGTCTCccggtccaaatgcttgggccagcctgtgcagtgggtgctggatccatgattCCCAGGggtgagggacacagagagattcCCAGGGGTAAGGAACACAGAGAGATAGGTAGACTTGGGTCACCAAGTCTACCTATGTGTTGGGGGCCAGGTCCATGAGCTCCTGGGGTGGAGGGTCAGCAGGTCCCAGGTCACATAGCCTGAGCCATGGCTGTTAGGTGGCTGTTGGATCCGTGAGTCCCAGGGGTGGAGGCTCCGGCatggctcaggtccatgagcccacctggGAGAACTAATCCTCCCCAGTGTAGAGGATGGATTACTGAAGGGCAGACAATGGTGTACATAGAAGACACGGTAGCTCATTGGAGCCTGCACAAGATATTTGAtgccatagcagagaatggagaacagaacatatggacaactaccccagccaaatgatgacaagtATCCGGGTGATTGGAGACTATAAAGTCaatggtgtcagccaatggacattggaaggcaTTCTTCATCTATAGATTGGTGAGATCACCTGCATTTCAAAACTATGGCATCCACATGGGTAGAACCTTCGGAACATGcaccattgtgaccctgggttgatatcgggtgtcctttccccatccttgggtactaaGATGGTAGGAGtctgggtatggcctatccctttgtctctccccagcccccagaaatgggaagaagatatAGGAAGCTGGGAGACAAAGATTATACCCaattctccctaaccctagattgttcccaccctgatcaactatgtaaacatcatctaaaacaaaaagtaaaaaaaaaaaaactgtactttTGGGATGCATTAAATATGTCCTTTTTGTAgtaataaaaaaattgtttataaaaGGTCTCACTTTCTCCCTGATAGTACACTGTTAcatgatatattttttattttccttcttattatttaaatttttatttaaaaaaagactaacaaACATAAAAAGGTTTTCACCTTAATGGGAAACTAGGCAAtgttttgcttattatttatgtTGTTTAATATCAATCAGTATACATATGGTAATCCTTTTAAGTATTTAATATTTCTCACTAGTGACACACACCAAAAATTATATCATCAAGCTTTATATGCAGAGAACCAAATGATAAATTTTCTATCTATTCTTACTCTACAATAGAATACCAAAACTTTTTATTCTTGTCTAACAGGATTTTCCATCAACCTTTCACAATCCTTTTCCCAATTCCATTTTGGTACCATTCTCTGGTgacaaaaattatattttaacttCTATGAATTAATCATCTGCTGTTTTTAGATTCCACATGTGACTGAGAAACATATTAGATATCTCTCTGTGCTTAACTTCATTGTTGATAGTTTGTTATGTTATGATTGTTAACAATAGTTTTATTGACATTATCTAGACAGTATACACTCATTGGATATGTATTCTTTGTTCTCAAGATGTCTAATATAGACAATAAAAGCATTCGAGAAATCAAGAATCTCTGTATTCAAGATACTTTGTCTCACTCATGAACAGTTAaagtaaaattacaaaatgtAAGACTATATTTTATCGTAAACATACACTTGTTATCATGATTAACAGATCCACATCATTGGATAAATAGAATACTGGATAAAATGTTTCTACCCGCATAATGTAAAGTGTTATCCTGTgactcattaaaaataaaatctacagcaatgtttttatattttatttctttttagaagGCAAGTTTTATCATATAATCGGCCATGACCCTTTATTGAAATCTTGGAGtacatggttttatttctttaatcatCCTCagttaatgtttatttttggGAATAAAAGATGGAGCTGTTCCTTTGCTTTTGTACATTAAATGGATTGCAAGAGGTCCTCAGCGCAATGTCCATGTGGTACAGAGATGATTCTCAAAGGTACCAGGGAAAACCAAGGGAAACATAACAAAGTTCAACAACATACACTTCTTAAGAGACACAGATCACGTAATTATGGCATTTCATCAAATCATGCCACATACACCACAAACAAAATTGATAAGAATGAAATCTTTCCATGATACTTTGCCTTTTATGTTTAGGTAAGAAAGCTTTGTGTTTCACAACTGAATATTTTGCAAAAGATAAATTTTGTCCAGAAGCGGAAAGACACCAGAAACAAAAGGGTTATCAAACAATAATGAGAAAATCACTGCCTATGCTACCTTATGTATATGCTATCAGATACTTGAGGAACAGCCTTGGAATAGCAGAGgctaaaatgaaacaaagttaGCTAGAGAAGAACTGATAAGAAAATTCTGGTAGAGCACACACAATGCTATCTGCAGAAATAAAACGATCATGGGTAAAATGTATTCTTACAAAGCACCAAGAAAATTTGAGTATTTCAAATTCTTGGTGACTTCTAATTATCATAGATTTCTCATCTGAATTTTTATCAGGACTTTCCTCATTGCAACTTTGACATCCTTGTTCCTCAAACTGTAGATCAGAGGGTTGAGCATCGGCACTACATTAGTGTAAAATACAGAAGAAACTTTCCCTTGGTCCACAGAACCAGGAGAAGAGTATTTTAGGTACATAAATGCTGCTGAcccaaaaaagagagaaatggcaCTAATGTGAGAACTACAAGTACTGAAGGCTTTTGATCTTCCTTGAGTAGATTTGATATGAAGAATGCTACTGAGGATGAAAACATAGGAAATTAGGATTGTGAAGCTGGGTACTGTGATATTAATGCCCACAACAATGAGCACAACCACCTCATTGACATAGGTGCTGGTGCAAGAAAGCTGGAGAAGGGGAAGTATGTCACACAAATAGTGATTAATGACGTTAGCACTGCAGAAGCTTAGTCTAAGCATGCATCCTGTGTGGGCAGTGGCTCCAGCAAGTCCCATCACATAGGCAGCCAAGGATAGCACAGAGCACACCTGACGGGACATGGTGACCTGATACAGCAGTGGAttgcagatggccacatagcgatCATACGCCATTGAGGTCAACATGTAGCATTCTGAGatgacaaaaaagagaaagaaaaacagctgtGTCATGCACTCCGTGTAGGAGATGAAGTTCTGCTCTGATACAAAGTTCATCaacattttaggagtgaacacAGAAGAGTAACACAGGTCAATGAGGGAGAGGTTGAACAAGAAATAATACATAGGGGTGTGGAGGTGAGAATTGAGACCGATAAGCATGATCAAGCCAAAGTTACCCACCATGGTGACAATATAGATCATTAGAAATAGGCAAAATAGAGGTTTCTGTAGCTCTGGACGATCCGTTAACCCAGCAAGGACAAATTCAGTAACCAAGGAGTCATTTTCAGTCAGCATTCTCATTGTCAGAGATCTGGATAGACAGAAAAACGAAGTGTTACTAATAGAGAACTtaactgtctctccctttctaaaaaatatttttatttgaagagcagagacgCAGAGAgtgtgatctttcatctgctggtactGCTAGAACTCCAAATGACAatgtggtcagagctgagcaagtggaagccaggagacccCTTTGAGTCTTCCAccttgtgctcgcttcggcagcacatatactaaaattggaaagatgcagagaagattagcatggcccctgcacaaagaatcttccaccttgatgcaggGATCTAAGGACAGTGcactaccctccactgctttcccaggccacaggcagggagctagatcagaatcagcacagctctacaCAAACGCACATTCATCTGAATGGGATGCTAACAGCACAACCAGAGCGTTAGCTCATTACACTACCATATCAGCTTCACTATCATGCCAACTCCGACCCACCTCTCTTCTTACAAACGCTCAGGCATAAGAAGCTGAGACTGGCTCAATTTGGGTAAATTCTGCATTGTTTCAATGGATGAGAATGTACCGCCACACTCCGTTTCCTCCCCCCAACTGTTCAGTCACTTTGTCTTTTGTCTGTGTGTACTGAGCGATGACAAGCAACCCCTCCTGTCCTAATTAGAACATGGACAGGTCTAGTAGCTGAAGCACAAATCTGCATGCCGATGAAGTTGGGTAGTTGGACTGTGTCCTCACCCTCTGCCTCTCACTCATCTGGTTCTTCACTCCCTAGTTACTCCCCATGTTTCCATGACAACACAAGATGCCTCACAGAAcaacagttaaatagcagaatgttggacttgcaaCTTtttctgaaggactgtactattgaagtaatatgggggaaaacaggaGGGCAAGAGGTATGAACGGGAAACTGTCAGTGTCTGTGACATTGTATCATgagaattaaaaaatagtaataaatcaTTGCTTTATGAGTGAAAGCATAGGTACATGCTCCTTTATATAAGGAAAGAGCGCATTGTCTGTAGATTTTCCAGATTATTTA
The sequence above is a segment of the Ochotona princeps isolate mOchPri1 chromosome 4, mOchPri1.hap1, whole genome shotgun sequence genome. Coding sequences within it:
- the LOC101516620 gene encoding olfactory receptor 8B3 produces the protein MRMLTENDSLVTEFVLAGLTDRPELQKPLFCLFLMIYIVTMVGNFGLIMLIGLNSHLHTPMYYFLFNLSLIDLCYSSVFTPKMLMNFVSEQNFISYTECMTQLFFFLFFVISECYMLTSMAYDRYVAICNPLLYQVTMSRQVCSVLSLAAYVMGLAGATAHTGCMLRLSFCSANVINHYLCDILPLLQLSCTSTYVNEVVVLIVVGINITVPSFTILISYVFILSSILHIKSTQGRSKAFSTCSSHISAISLFFGSAAFMYLKYSSPGSVDQGKVSSVFYTNVVPMLNPLIYSLRNKDVKVAMRKVLIKIQMRNL